Proteins encoded by one window of Nisaea sp.:
- a CDS encoding ATP-binding protein: MPVKPLATKALYTKTDLRPLSIKSTEDLEDIEALIGQERALGAVRFATRMRQRGYNLFVIGPKGSGKHMAVSRFLEQRRAELEAPSDWVYVHNFENAYTPTAIALPPGRAEPFRRAMQELVTDLEAVIPALFESEDYRLRIDAVNKEAAEKQQNALEAVDKEAREQKLTLIRTPQGFAFAPLSGKTTMAPETFQKLPEAARKRYQDATQSMMEVLQKTLRSLPHIERDRYRSLRKINRETARRVIKQEIADVEKEMTGADAALKHLKAVADDMVEQIGLFLNTEEGSPDAIPGDVGESAVESDPMHRYQVNVLVSNRPAGGAPVIVEDHPALSKLVGRIEYYAHMGTLTADFSLIQSGALHRANGGFLLINADKLLLNPMSWEALKRALYAEQVTIEAPNMTTATATVVSLQPDPIPLDLKIVLFGDYRLYLMLSALDPDFQDLFKVAADFEEAMERTPENDQLFARLVTTITRNNKLRPFIRAAIERVMEHAARLAGDSERLSTRVGQIADLMREADYWAREENRDTVVRGDVDRAIAAQTHRADRLRQRTVEEITRGTVLIDSDGAKVGQVNGLSVLSIGNFAFGKPSRISATVRVGAGKVIDIEREVELGGPLHSKGVMILSGYLAQNYAADAPMALAATLTFEQSYGGVDGDSASSAELYALLSALSELPIDQSLAVTGSVNQMGEVQAIGGVNEKIEGFFDVCVARGLTGKQGVLIPASNVKHLMLREDVVDACREKKFRILPITTIAEGIETLTGKKAGERGAGGKYPSASINRLVEDRLVGFAALRAKAAARAKET, from the coding sequence ATGCCCGTGAAGCCTCTTGCCACCAAGGCCCTCTACACCAAGACGGATCTCCGGCCGCTTTCTATCAAGAGCACCGAAGACCTTGAGGATATCGAGGCCCTGATCGGCCAGGAGCGGGCTCTCGGCGCCGTGCGTTTCGCCACCCGGATGCGGCAGCGGGGCTACAATCTCTTCGTCATCGGACCGAAAGGCTCCGGCAAGCACATGGCGGTGAGCCGCTTCCTGGAGCAGCGCCGTGCCGAGCTCGAGGCGCCGAGCGACTGGGTTTATGTGCACAATTTCGAAAACGCCTATACGCCGACTGCGATCGCCCTGCCCCCCGGCCGGGCCGAGCCGTTCCGGCGCGCCATGCAAGAACTTGTCACCGATCTTGAAGCGGTGATCCCGGCGCTGTTCGAAAGCGAGGATTACCGACTGCGGATCGATGCCGTGAACAAGGAGGCGGCGGAAAAGCAGCAGAACGCCCTGGAAGCCGTGGACAAGGAGGCGCGGGAACAGAAACTGACCTTGATTAGAACACCTCAGGGCTTCGCTTTCGCGCCGCTTTCCGGCAAGACGACAATGGCTCCCGAGACCTTCCAGAAGCTCCCCGAAGCCGCCCGAAAGCGCTATCAGGACGCGACCCAGAGCATGATGGAGGTACTGCAGAAAACCCTCCGCTCGCTGCCGCATATCGAGCGCGACCGTTATCGCAGCCTGAGAAAAATCAACCGCGAGACCGCTCGCCGCGTCATCAAACAGGAAATTGCGGACGTCGAGAAGGAAATGACAGGGGCCGATGCGGCCCTCAAGCACCTGAAAGCCGTCGCCGACGATATGGTCGAGCAGATCGGCCTGTTCCTTAACACCGAGGAAGGCAGCCCGGACGCCATCCCGGGTGACGTCGGCGAAAGCGCGGTCGAGAGCGACCCGATGCATCGCTACCAAGTCAATGTTCTGGTCTCGAACCGTCCGGCGGGCGGAGCGCCTGTGATTGTCGAAGACCATCCGGCGCTGAGCAAACTGGTCGGCCGGATCGAGTACTACGCGCATATGGGCACGTTGACCGCGGACTTTTCGCTCATCCAGTCCGGCGCCCTGCACCGGGCCAATGGCGGTTTTCTGCTGATCAACGCGGACAAACTACTGCTCAATCCGATGAGCTGGGAAGCCCTGAAACGCGCGCTCTACGCTGAGCAGGTCACCATAGAAGCGCCCAACATGACCACGGCGACGGCAACCGTGGTGTCACTGCAGCCGGATCCTATTCCGCTCGATCTGAAGATCGTACTGTTCGGGGATTACCGGCTCTATCTCATGCTCTCCGCGCTCGACCCGGACTTCCAGGACCTGTTCAAGGTCGCCGCCGATTTCGAAGAGGCCATGGAACGGACGCCGGAGAACGACCAGCTTTTCGCCCGCCTCGTCACCACCATCACCCGCAACAACAAACTCCGCCCCTTCATACGCGCAGCCATTGAGCGGGTCATGGAGCATGCCGCACGGCTGGCCGGGGATTCCGAACGGTTGTCGACCCGCGTCGGCCAGATAGCGGATCTGATGCGCGAGGCCGATTACTGGGCCCGGGAAGAGAACAGGGACACGGTCGTGCGTGGCGATGTCGACCGTGCCATCGCCGCCCAGACCCACCGCGCAGACCGGCTCCGGCAGCGGACGGTGGAGGAGATTACCCGCGGCACGGTGCTGATCGATAGCGATGGCGCAAAGGTCGGCCAGGTCAACGGGCTCTCGGTCCTCTCGATCGGCAATTTCGCCTTCGGCAAGCCGAGCCGGATTTCCGCGACGGTCAGGGTCGGCGCCGGAAAGGTTATCGATATTGAGCGCGAGGTCGAACTTGGCGGCCCGCTGCATTCCAAAGGCGTGATGATCCTCTCCGGCTACCTCGCGCAGAATTACGCGGCGGACGCCCCTATGGCCCTCGCCGCGACACTGACTTTCGAGCAGTCCTATGGCGGCGTCGATGGCGACAGCGCCTCCTCAGCCGAGCTCTACGCCCTGTTGTCGGCACTCTCCGAGCTGCCGATCGACCAGTCCCTCGCCGTCACCGGCTCGGTGAACCAGATGGGCGAAGTACAGGCCATCGGTGGGGTGAACGAGAAGATCGAAGGCTTCTTCGACGTCTGCGTGGCGCGCGGACTGACCGGCAAACAGGGCGTCCTGATCCCTGCATCGAACGTGAAGCATCTGATGCTGCGCGAGGATGTGGTCGACGCCTGTCGGGAAAAGAAGTTCCGCATCCTGCCTATAACCACGATCGCGGAAGGCATCGAGACACTGACAGGCAAGAAAGCAGGCGAGCGTGGGGCCGGCGGGAAATATCCGTCAGCCAGTATCAATCGGCTGGTTGAAGACCGGCTGGTCGGCTTCGCGGCTCTGCGTGCCAAAGCAGCAGCGAGAGCGAAAGAAACCTGA
- the ltnD gene encoding L-threonate dehydrogenase, whose protein sequence is MSEGRIAGVIGLGSMGMGAARSLVAAGVETWGTDVRAESVADFVANGGRGAASPAELASKVDALLVLVVNAAQTESVLFGETGAVKHMKKGAVVVASSTVPAAYARELEGRLAEHGLLMVDGPVSGGAAKAATGEMTVMGSGTPEAFEAADFLLKAIAMKVYQLGDQAGPGSTVKTINQLLAGVHIAAAAEAMALGIRAGVAPTDLFEVISNSAGASWMFNNRVPHILDGDYAPLSAVNIFVKDLGIVLETGKELTFPLPLSAAAHQQFLGAAAAGLGTEDDSAVIKVFQKLAGIDLPEAKDD, encoded by the coding sequence ATGAGTGAGGGACGTATCGCCGGGGTCATCGGCCTTGGCTCGATGGGAATGGGCGCGGCCCGCTCTCTGGTTGCGGCCGGGGTCGAGACCTGGGGCACAGACGTTCGAGCCGAGTCCGTCGCGGATTTCGTGGCGAACGGCGGCAGGGGCGCGGCAAGTCCGGCTGAATTGGCATCGAAGGTGGATGCGCTGCTGGTGCTGGTGGTCAATGCGGCCCAGACCGAAAGCGTGCTGTTCGGCGAGACCGGCGCGGTCAAGCACATGAAAAAAGGCGCCGTCGTCGTTGCCAGCAGCACGGTACCTGCGGCCTATGCGCGGGAGCTGGAAGGCCGGCTGGCGGAGCACGGCCTGCTGATGGTCGATGGGCCGGTCAGCGGCGGTGCCGCCAAGGCGGCGACCGGCGAGATGACGGTGATGGGCTCCGGCACGCCGGAGGCATTCGAGGCGGCGGACTTTCTGCTGAAGGCCATCGCGATGAAGGTCTACCAACTGGGTGATCAGGCCGGGCCAGGCTCGACCGTGAAGACCATCAACCAGTTGCTCGCGGGTGTGCATATCGCGGCGGCGGCGGAAGCCATGGCGCTCGGTATCCGGGCTGGCGTGGCGCCTACAGACCTGTTCGAGGTGATTTCAAATTCCGCCGGTGCGTCCTGGATGTTCAACAACCGGGTGCCGCATATTCTCGACGGCGATTACGCGCCGCTCAGTGCCGTGAACATCTTCGTGAAGGATCTCGGCATCGTGCTGGAGACCGGCAAGGAGCTGACCTTTCCGTTGCCGCTGTCGGCGGCGGCACACCAGCAGTTCCTCGGCGCGGCTGCGGCGGGCCTCGGAACGGAGGACGATTCCGCGGTTATCAAGGTGTTTCAGAAGCTCGCCGGGATCGATTTGCCTGAAGCCAAGGACGACTAA
- a CDS encoding SDR family NAD(P)-dependent oxidoreductase, translated as MGERIILITGAASGIGAAAARKLAQTGDRFLLHTRANLDGLNAVAEQVRSKGATAETLLKDLAEPGAGRYLIEACSERFGGLDILVANAGYADKAPLGEAGTEKFEQAQNAISRSFFEMAETALPLLEASTEGRVIAVGAFGPHVWRTDLPAFPATAAAKASLEATARALALKLAPSGATVNVVAPGFIEKDPGTHSAMTPEGVAALSARIPMGRRGTSYEVAAVIGFLASCEASYITGQVIHVNGGLI; from the coding sequence ATGGGCGAACGGATAATCCTGATAACGGGCGCGGCCAGCGGTATTGGCGCCGCAGCGGCTCGCAAGCTGGCGCAAACTGGCGACCGTTTCCTGCTGCATACGCGCGCGAACCTGGATGGTCTCAACGCCGTCGCCGAGCAGGTGCGTTCTAAAGGGGCAACCGCCGAAACCCTGTTGAAGGATCTGGCTGAGCCCGGCGCGGGGCGATATCTGATCGAGGCCTGTTCCGAACGCTTCGGGGGGCTCGATATCCTCGTTGCCAATGCGGGCTACGCGGACAAGGCGCCGCTTGGCGAGGCCGGGACGGAGAAGTTCGAGCAGGCGCAGAACGCCATTTCGCGCTCCTTTTTTGAGATGGCGGAGACGGCTCTGCCGCTGCTGGAAGCCTCGACAGAGGGCCGGGTTATCGCGGTGGGTGCTTTCGGGCCGCATGTCTGGCGCACCGACTTGCCAGCCTTTCCGGCGACCGCTGCGGCGAAAGCCTCTCTTGAGGCAACGGCGCGCGCACTCGCCCTCAAGCTCGCACCGTCCGGAGCGACCGTGAATGTCGTGGCGCCGGGCTTCATCGAGAAAGACCCGGGCACCCATTCGGCTATGACGCCGGAAGGTGTGGCGGCACTCTCCGCGCGCATTCCGATGGGGCGGCGGGGCACGTCGTATGAGGTGGCGGCCGTGATCGGTTTTCTCGCATCCTGTGAAGCGAGCTACATTACAGGACAAGTCATTCATGTGAATGGCGGTTTGATTTAG
- a CDS encoding lipid II:glycine glycyltransferase FemX, which translates to MAAAAKAQKAEEKKDRPLKDRRGEERDGIVALWDAVDQRRWDELVARADRSALEQSSAYGMAMSRASAYTPVTAVFMRGPEPVALALVLEWRFPGGFRIAKLTRGPVFLTDDVSETERAAIFGLIKQRYPVAKLNLFFMTPELAAGTESDALLRGIGMRPMVTGYSTVWLDLRPELEALRAGLHMKWRNQLKLAEAEPIRVRSGFGGAPMEWLLTRHDQHRKRRKFRAPAGAFVAAIADSSRDKRATQVFTAYVGSEPIAAILTVRHGNSATYYVGWTGVEGREKQAHNLLLWSAITKLKGMGVEWLDLGGVDGLHMPGVSRFKLGVGGELVTLAGTYL; encoded by the coding sequence ATGGCGGCTGCCGCCAAAGCGCAGAAAGCCGAAGAGAAAAAAGACCGGCCGCTGAAAGACCGGCGCGGGGAGGAGCGGGACGGTATCGTCGCGCTCTGGGACGCGGTCGATCAGCGGCGCTGGGACGAGTTGGTCGCAAGGGCGGACCGCTCGGCGCTTGAGCAGTCCTCCGCCTATGGTATGGCCATGTCGCGTGCCTCTGCCTATACCCCTGTCACGGCCGTTTTCATGCGCGGCCCGGAGCCGGTGGCACTTGCCCTGGTGCTCGAATGGCGCTTTCCGGGCGGCTTCCGGATTGCCAAGCTGACGCGGGGGCCGGTCTTCCTGACGGATGATGTCTCAGAGACGGAACGCGCGGCGATCTTCGGTCTCATCAAGCAACGCTATCCGGTGGCGAAGCTCAATCTCTTCTTCATGACACCGGAACTCGCCGCCGGGACAGAGAGCGATGCGCTTCTGCGCGGCATCGGCATGCGCCCGATGGTGACCGGCTACAGCACCGTCTGGCTCGATCTGCGTCCGGAACTGGAGGCGTTGCGGGCGGGGTTGCACATGAAATGGCGCAACCAGCTCAAGCTTGCGGAAGCGGAGCCGATCCGCGTGCGCAGCGGTTTTGGCGGTGCACCGATGGAATGGCTGCTGACCCGGCACGACCAGCACCGAAAGCGGCGCAAGTTCCGGGCACCGGCAGGCGCCTTCGTTGCCGCCATCGCGGATAGCAGCCGGGACAAGCGCGCGACGCAGGTTTTCACCGCCTATGTCGGCAGCGAGCCGATCGCCGCGATCCTGACCGTTCGGCATGGTAATTCCGCGACCTACTATGTCGGCTGGACCGGGGTGGAGGGGCGCGAGAAGCAAGCCCACAACCTGCTGCTCTGGAGCGCCATCACCAAGCTGAAGGGCATGGGCGTAGAGTGGCTCGATCTCGGCGGAGTCGACGGGTTGCACATGCCCGGCGTTTCCCGCTTCAAGCTCGGCGTTGGCGGGGAGCTGGTGACGCTGGCGGGGACGTATCTCTAG